A single window of Pseudomonas benzenivorans DNA harbors:
- a CDS encoding ABC transporter permease translates to MIFDYNVIWSNLPLYLDGVLVTIKLLLISLALGLAMAVPLGLMRVSKSQLVNFPAWLYTYVIRGTPMLVQLFLIYYGLAQFEGVRDSMLWPYLSDATFCACLAFAINTSAYSAEILAGSLRATPHGEIEAAKAMGMSRAKLYRRILLPSALRRALPQYSNEVIMMLHTTSLASIVTLIDITGAARTVSSQHYLPFEAFITAGLLYLCLTFVLVRLFKLAERRWLGYMAPRKA, encoded by the coding sequence ATGATCTTCGATTACAACGTTATCTGGTCGAACCTGCCGCTGTACCTTGACGGTGTGCTGGTGACCATCAAGCTGCTGCTGATCTCCCTGGCCCTGGGCCTGGCGATGGCCGTGCCACTGGGCCTGATGCGGGTGTCCAAGTCGCAGCTGGTGAACTTCCCGGCCTGGCTCTACACCTACGTGATTCGCGGCACGCCGATGCTGGTGCAGCTGTTCCTGATCTACTACGGCCTGGCCCAGTTCGAGGGGGTGCGCGACAGCATGCTCTGGCCGTACCTGTCGGACGCGACCTTCTGTGCCTGCCTGGCGTTCGCCATCAACACCAGCGCCTACAGCGCCGAGATCCTCGCCGGCAGCTTGCGCGCCACGCCCCATGGCGAGATCGAGGCGGCCAAGGCCATGGGCATGTCGCGGGCCAAGCTGTACCGCCGCATCCTGCTGCCCTCGGCGCTGCGCCGGGCCCTGCCGCAGTACAGCAACGAAGTGATCATGATGCTGCACACCACCAGCCTGGCGTCGATCGTCACCCTGATCGACATCACCGGTGCGGCGCGCACCGTCAGCTCCCAGCACTACCTGCCGTTCGAGGCCTTCATCACCGCTGGCCTGTTGTACCTGTGCCTGACCTTTGTCCTGGTGCGCCTGTTCAAGTTGGCCGAGCGCCGCTGGCTGGGCTACATGGCGCCGCGCAAGGCCTGA
- a CDS encoding ABC transporter permease — MLNGYGSTILDGAWLTLQLALSSVAVAVFLGLIGAAFRLSPIRWLAMLGEAYATVIRGIPDLVLILLIFYGGQDLVNRVAPMLGHDEYIDINPFIAGVFTMGFIFGAYLSETFRGAFMAIPKGQGEAGAAYGMSGVQVFFRILVPQMIRFAIPGFTNNWLVLTKATALISVVGLQDMMFKAKSAADATREPFTFYLAVAALYLVLTSVSLLALRYLEKRYSVGVKAADL; from the coding sequence ATGCTCAACGGCTACGGCTCGACCATTCTCGACGGCGCCTGGCTCACCCTGCAGCTGGCCCTGTCCTCCGTGGCGGTGGCGGTCTTCCTCGGCCTGATCGGCGCGGCCTTTCGCCTGTCGCCGATCAGGTGGCTGGCGATGCTGGGCGAAGCCTACGCCACGGTGATTCGCGGCATTCCCGACCTGGTGCTGATCCTGCTGATCTTCTACGGCGGCCAGGACCTGGTGAACCGCGTGGCGCCGATGCTCGGCCATGACGAGTACATCGACATCAACCCGTTCATCGCCGGCGTGTTCACCATGGGCTTCATCTTCGGCGCCTACCTGTCCGAGACCTTCCGCGGCGCCTTCATGGCGATCCCCAAGGGCCAGGGCGAGGCGGGCGCAGCCTACGGCATGAGCGGGGTGCAGGTGTTCTTCCGCATCCTGGTGCCGCAGATGATCCGCTTCGCCATCCCGGGCTTCACCAACAACTGGCTGGTGCTGACGAAAGCCACCGCGCTGATCTCGGTGGTCGGCCTGCAGGACATGATGTTCAAGGCGAAAAGCGCGGCCGATGCCACGCGCGAGCCCTTTACCTTCTACCTCGCGGTCGCGGCCCTCTACCTGGTGCTGACCAGCGTGTCGCTGCTGGCGCTGCGCTACCTGGAAAAACGCTACTCGGTCGGCGTCAAAGCCGCGGATCTGTGA
- a CDS encoding ABC transporter substrate-binding protein — MKKIALLGALALSMLSPLAMAEDAKPLRIGIEAAYPPFAYKTPEGNITGFDYDIGQALCEEMKVECKWIEQEFDGLIPALKVRKFDAVLSSMSITEDRLKSVDFSKKYYHTPAKLAMKADTEIKDPLVDLKGKKVGVQRASIYDRYATDNFAPAGIEVVRYSSQNEIFLDMTAGRLDATLADAVNIDDGFLKTDAGKGFALVGPDFTEHKYFGQGAGIAVRKGDTALADKITAAIAAIRANGKYQEVQDKYFDFNVYGE; from the coding sequence ATGAAGAAGATTGCACTTCTCGGCGCCCTGGCGCTCTCCATGCTGTCCCCGCTGGCCATGGCCGAAGACGCCAAGCCGCTGCGTATCGGCATCGAAGCGGCTTACCCGCCGTTCGCCTACAAGACTCCGGAGGGCAACATCACCGGCTTCGACTACGACATCGGCCAGGCCCTGTGCGAAGAGATGAAGGTCGAGTGCAAGTGGATCGAGCAGGAGTTCGACGGCCTGATTCCGGCGCTAAAGGTACGCAAGTTCGACGCGGTGCTGTCGTCCATGAGCATTACCGAAGACCGCCTGAAGTCGGTGGACTTCTCCAAGAAGTACTACCACACCCCGGCCAAGCTGGCGATGAAGGCAGATACCGAGATCAAGGATCCGCTGGTCGACCTCAAGGGCAAGAAGGTCGGCGTGCAGCGCGCCTCGATCTACGATCGCTACGCCACCGACAATTTCGCTCCGGCGGGTATCGAAGTGGTGCGTTACAGCTCGCAGAACGAGATCTTCCTCGACATGACCGCGGGGCGACTGGACGCCACCCTGGCCGATGCGGTGAACATCGACGACGGCTTCCTCAAGACCGATGCCGGCAAGGGCTTCGCCCTGGTCGGCCCTGATTTCACCGAGCACAAGTACTTCGGACAGGGTGCCGGTATCGCCGTGCGCAAGGGCGACACCGCGCTGGCCGACAAGATCACCGCGGCCATCGCGGCGATCCGCGCCAACGGCAAGTACCAGGAAGTCCAGGACAAGTACTTCGACTTCAACGTCTACGGCGAGTAA
- the acs gene encoding acetate--CoA ligase, translated as MSAASLYPVRPEVAARSLTDEATYQAMYQESVSNPDGFWREQAQRLDWIKPFTQVKQTSFDDQHVDIKWFADGTLNVAHNCLDRHLAERGEQVAIIWEGDDPAEHKHITYRELHEQVCRFANALRSQDVQRGDVVTLYMPMIPEAVVAMLACTRIGAIHSVVFGGFSPEALAGRIIDCRSKVVITADEGVRGGKRTALKANVDAALNNPQTASVEKVIVCQRTGGDIAWDASRDLWYEELVKAAGSDCPAAEMGAEDPLFILYTSGSTGKPKGVQHTTGGYLLYVALTHERVFDYRPGDIYWCTADVGWVTGHSYIVYGPLANGATTLLFEGVPNYPDITRLSKIIDKHQVNILYTAPTAIRAMMAQGDAAVQGADGSSLRLLGSVGEPINPEAWSWYHSTIGQERCPIVDTWWQTETGGILISPLPGATALKPGSATLPFFGVRPALVDNEGQLIEGAAEGNLVIVDSWPGQARTLYGDHGRFVDTYFKTFKGMYFTGDGARRDEDGYYWITGRVDDVLNVSGHRMGTAEIESALVAHAKVAEAAVVGVPHDIKGQGIYVYVTLNQGEEPSEQLRLELKNWVRKEIGPIASPDVIQWAPGLPKTRSGKIMRRILRKIATGEYDALGDISTLADPGVVQHLIDTHRGMQAA; from the coding sequence ATGAGTGCTGCGTCCCTGTATCCCGTGCGCCCAGAGGTGGCTGCCCGTTCGTTGACCGACGAAGCCACCTACCAAGCCATGTACCAGGAATCGGTGAGCAATCCCGATGGCTTCTGGCGTGAACAGGCCCAGAGGCTCGATTGGATCAAGCCCTTCACTCAGGTCAAGCAGACGTCCTTCGACGATCAGCATGTCGATATCAAGTGGTTCGCCGATGGCACCCTGAACGTGGCCCACAATTGCCTGGATCGCCACCTGGCCGAGCGTGGCGAGCAGGTGGCGATCATCTGGGAAGGCGACGACCCGGCCGAGCACAAGCACATCACCTACCGCGAACTGCACGAGCAGGTCTGCAGGTTTGCCAACGCTCTGCGCAGTCAGGACGTGCAGCGTGGCGATGTGGTGACCCTCTATATGCCGATGATCCCCGAGGCGGTGGTGGCGATGCTGGCCTGCACCCGCATCGGCGCGATCCACTCGGTGGTTTTCGGCGGCTTTTCCCCGGAGGCCCTGGCCGGGCGCATCATCGATTGCCGTTCCAAGGTGGTGATCACTGCCGACGAAGGCGTGCGCGGCGGCAAGCGCACCGCACTCAAGGCCAACGTCGATGCGGCGCTGAACAATCCGCAAACTGCCAGCGTGGAGAAGGTCATCGTGTGCCAGCGCACAGGCGGCGATATCGCCTGGGACGCGTCCCGCGACCTCTGGTACGAGGAGCTGGTCAAGGCGGCCGGCAGCGACTGTCCGGCGGCGGAGATGGGCGCCGAGGACCCGCTGTTCATCCTCTATACTTCGGGCTCCACCGGCAAGCCCAAGGGCGTGCAGCACACCACCGGCGGCTACCTGCTGTACGTCGCGCTGACCCATGAGCGGGTGTTCGACTACCGGCCCGGCGACATCTACTGGTGCACCGCCGACGTCGGCTGGGTCACCGGCCACAGCTACATCGTCTACGGTCCGCTGGCCAACGGCGCCACCACCTTGCTGTTTGAGGGCGTGCCGAACTATCCGGACATCACCCGTCTGTCGAAGATCATCGACAAGCACCAGGTCAATATTCTCTACACCGCGCCAACCGCCATCCGCGCCATGATGGCCCAGGGCGATGCGGCGGTGCAGGGCGCCGACGGTTCCAGCCTGCGCCTGCTCGGCTCGGTGGGCGAGCCGATCAACCCGGAGGCCTGGAGCTGGTACCACAGCACCATCGGTCAGGAGCGTTGCCCGATCGTCGACACCTGGTGGCAGACCGAGACCGGCGGCATCCTGATCAGCCCGCTGCCGGGCGCCACCGCGCTCAAGCCGGGTTCGGCGACCCTGCCGTTCTTCGGCGTGCGACCGGCGCTGGTGGACAACGAAGGCCAGCTGATCGAGGGCGCCGCCGAGGGCAACCTGGTGATCGTCGATTCCTGGCCGGGCCAGGCGCGCACCCTGTATGGCGATCACGGGCGCTTCGTCGACACCTACTTCAAGACCTTCAAGGGCATGTACTTCACCGGCGACGGCGCCCGCCGCGACGAAGACGGCTACTACTGGATCACCGGTCGCGTGGATGACGTGCTGAACGTCTCCGGCCACCGCATGGGCACCGCCGAAATCGAGAGCGCCCTGGTCGCGCACGCCAAGGTCGCCGAGGCCGCCGTGGTCGGTGTGCCCCACGACATCAAGGGGCAGGGCATCTACGTCTATGTCACCCTGAATCAGGGGGAAGAGCCCAGCGAACAGCTGCGTCTGGAGCTAAAGAACTGGGTACGCAAGGAAATCGGTCCGATTGCCTCGCCGGATGTGATCCAGTGGGCCCCGGGCTTGCCCAAGACCCGCTCGGGCAAGATCATGCGCCGGATCCTGCGCAAGATCGCCACCGGCGAATACGATGCACTCGGCGATATCTCCACGCTGGCCGATCCCGGCGTGGTGCAGCACCTCATCGACACTCATCGCGGCATGCAGGCCGCCTGA
- a CDS encoding sigma-54-dependent transcriptional regulator: MRIKVHCQNRIGILRDILNLLVEYGINVARGEVGGEQGNAIYLHCPNLINLQFQSLRPKFEAISGVFGVKRVGLMPSERRHLELNALLGALDFPVLSIDMGGSIVAANRAAAQLLGVRVDEVPGIPLSRYAEDFDLPELVRANKSRINGLRVKVKGDVFLADIAPLQTEHDESDALAGAVLTLHRADRIGERIYHVRKQELRGFDSIFQSSKVMAAVVREARRMAPLDAPLLIEGETGTGKELLARACHLASPRGQSPFMALNCAGLPESMAETELFGYGPGAFEGARPEGKLGLLELTAGGTLFLDGVGEMSPRLQAKLLRFLQDGCFRRVGSDEEVYLDVRVVCATQVDLSELCARGEFRQDLYHRLNVLSLHIPPLRECLDGLAPLVEHFLDQASRQIGCPLPRLAPPVLDKLAHYHWPGNVRQLENVLFQAVSLCEGGTVKAEHIRLPDYGAPQPLGDFSLEGGLDAILGRFERAVLERLYQDHPSSRQLGKRLGVSHTTIANKLRQHGLGKE, translated from the coding sequence ATGCGCATCAAAGTCCACTGCCAGAATCGCATCGGCATTCTGCGCGACATCCTCAACCTGCTGGTCGAATACGGCATCAACGTGGCCCGCGGTGAGGTCGGGGGCGAGCAGGGCAATGCCATCTACCTGCACTGCCCGAACCTGATCAACCTGCAGTTTCAGTCGTTGCGCCCCAAGTTCGAGGCGATTTCCGGGGTGTTCGGCGTCAAGCGTGTGGGTCTGATGCCCAGTGAGCGCCGTCACCTGGAGCTCAATGCGCTGCTCGGCGCCCTGGACTTCCCGGTGCTGTCGATCGACATGGGCGGCTCCATCGTCGCCGCCAACCGCGCCGCCGCCCAGCTGCTCGGCGTAAGGGTGGACGAGGTGCCGGGCATCCCGCTGTCGCGCTACGCCGAGGATTTCGACCTGCCCGAGCTGGTGCGGGCCAACAAGTCGCGGATCAACGGCCTGCGGGTCAAGGTCAAGGGCGACGTGTTCCTCGCCGACATCGCGCCGCTGCAGACCGAGCACGACGAGAGCGATGCCCTGGCAGGGGCGGTCCTGACCCTGCACCGCGCCGACCGCATCGGCGAGCGCATCTACCATGTGCGCAAGCAGGAGCTGCGCGGATTCGACAGCATCTTCCAGAGCTCCAAGGTGATGGCCGCGGTGGTCCGCGAGGCACGGCGCATGGCGCCGCTGGACGCACCCTTGTTGATCGAGGGCGAGACCGGCACCGGCAAGGAGCTGCTGGCCCGCGCCTGCCACCTGGCCAGCCCGCGCGGGCAGTCGCCGTTCATGGCGCTCAACTGCGCCGGGCTGCCGGAGTCCATGGCAGAGACCGAACTGTTCGGCTACGGCCCCGGTGCCTTCGAGGGCGCACGGCCGGAGGGCAAGCTGGGGCTGCTCGAGCTGACCGCGGGCGGCACCCTGTTTCTCGATGGCGTCGGCGAGATGAGTCCGCGCCTGCAGGCCAAGCTGCTGCGCTTTCTGCAGGATGGCTGTTTCCGCCGGGTTGGCAGCGACGAGGAGGTGTACCTGGACGTGCGCGTGGTCTGCGCCACCCAGGTCGACCTGTCCGAGCTGTGCGCCCGGGGCGAGTTCCGCCAGGACCTCTACCATCGCCTCAACGTGCTCAGCCTGCACATTCCGCCGCTGCGCGAATGCCTGGACGGCCTGGCGCCGCTGGTCGAGCACTTCCTCGACCAGGCCAGCCGGCAGATCGGTTGCCCGTTGCCCAGGCTGGCGCCCCCGGTGCTGGACAAGCTCGCCCACTACCACTGGCCGGGCAACGTGCGCCAGCTGGAGAACGTGCTGTTCCAGGCCGTGTCGCTGTGCGAGGGCGGCACGGTCAAGGCCGAGCATATCCGCCTGCCCGACTACGGTGCGCCGCAGCCCCTCGGCGATTTCTCCCTGGAGGGCGGCCTGGACGCCATCCTCGGGCGTTTCGAGAGGGCCGTGCTGGAGCGCCTGTATCAGGACCATCCGAGCAGCCGGCAACTGGGCAAGCGACTCGGCGTGTCGCACACCACCATCGCCAACAAGCTGCGTCAACACGGTCTCGGCAAGGAGTAG
- the phhA gene encoding phenylalanine 4-monooxygenase, whose protein sequence is MKSTQYVAREPDESGFIRYGDAEHQVWNTLITRQLKVVEGRACQEYLDGIDQLGLPLERIPQLGEINQVLQSATGWRVARVPALIPFQTFFELLASQQFPVATFIRTPEELDYLQEPDIFHEIFGHCPLLTNPWFAEFTHTYGKLGLKASKEERVYLARLYWMTIEFGLVDTSQGRKIYGGGILSSPKETVYCLSDEPEHQPFSALEAMRTPYRIDILQPLYFVLPELKHLFDLAHEDIMALVHRAMQLGLHAPKFPPKAA, encoded by the coding sequence ATGAAATCCACGCAGTACGTGGCCCGCGAACCGGACGAAAGCGGCTTCATCCGCTACGGCGACGCCGAACATCAGGTGTGGAACACCCTGATCACCCGGCAGCTCAAGGTGGTCGAAGGACGGGCCTGCCAGGAGTACCTGGACGGCATCGATCAACTCGGCCTGCCGCTCGAGCGCATCCCCCAGCTCGGCGAGATCAACCAGGTGCTGCAGTCCGCCACTGGCTGGCGCGTCGCCCGCGTGCCGGCCCTGATCCCCTTCCAGACCTTCTTCGAACTGCTGGCCAGCCAGCAATTCCCGGTAGCCACCTTCATCCGCACCCCGGAGGAACTGGACTACCTGCAGGAACCGGACATCTTCCACGAGATCTTCGGCCACTGCCCGCTGCTGACCAATCCCTGGTTCGCCGAGTTCACCCACACCTACGGCAAACTCGGCCTCAAGGCCAGCAAGGAAGAGCGGGTCTACCTCGCCCGCCTGTACTGGATGACCATCGAGTTCGGCCTGGTCGACACCAGCCAGGGCCGCAAGATCTACGGCGGCGGCATCCTCTCCTCGCCGAAGGAGACCGTCTATTGCCTGTCCGATGAGCCCGAGCACCAACCCTTCAGTGCCCTCGAGGCGATGCGCACGCCCTATCGCATCGACATCCTGCAGCCGCTGTATTTCGTGCTGCCGGAGCTCAAGCACCTGTTCGACCTGGCCCATGAAGACATCATGGCCCTGGTCCACCGTGCCATGCAGCTGGGCCTGCACGCACCCAAGTTCCCGCCGAAAGCGGCCTAG
- a CDS encoding 4a-hydroxytetrahydrobiopterin dehydratase — MSLAQAHCEACRAGAPLVSDEELAELIKQIPDWNIETRGDHMELEKVFAFKNFRHALAFTNAVGALAEEEGHHPALLTEWGKVTVTWWSHEANGLHRNDFIMAARTDEVAKSAEGRK, encoded by the coding sequence ATGAGCCTTGCCCAAGCCCACTGCGAAGCCTGCCGTGCCGGCGCCCCGCTGGTATCCGACGAGGAGCTGGCCGAGCTGATCAAGCAGATCCCCGACTGGAACATCGAGACCCGCGGCGATCACATGGAGCTGGAGAAGGTCTTCGCCTTCAAGAACTTCCGCCACGCCCTGGCCTTTACCAACGCCGTCGGTGCGCTCGCCGAGGAAGAGGGTCACCACCCGGCCCTGCTCACCGAGTGGGGCAAGGTCACCGTGACCTGGTGGAGTCACGAGGCCAATGGCCTGCACCGCAACGACTTCATCATGGCCGCGCGCACCGACGAGGTGGCAAAGAGCGCGGAGGGCCGCAAGTGA
- a CDS encoding amino acid aminotransferase — protein sequence MSHFGQIARVPGDPILGLMEAFRADPHPAKLDLGVGVYKDAQGQTPIPQAVKLAEQRLVERETTKSYIGGHGDALFTAHLAKLVLGADSALLTDGRAAASQTPGGTGALRLAADFIGHCLAGRGIWLSDPTWPIHETLFAEAGLRVGHYPYVGADNRLDVEAMLEALARLPQGDVVLLHACCHNPTGFDLGQDDWRRVLEVVKARELLPLIDFAYQGFGAGLEQDAWAVRLFAEALPEVLITSSCSKNFGLYRERTGALLVCTADTEKLVDVRSQLAAIARNLWSTPPAHGAAVVAGILDDAELKALWLQELDAMRQRVARLRQGLVEALAPHGLAGRFAHVAEQRGMFSYTGLTPAQVQRLRDEFSVYMVGSGRANVAGLDASRLDQLAAAIARVCA from the coding sequence GTGAGCCACTTCGGCCAGATCGCCCGGGTGCCCGGCGACCCCATTCTCGGCCTGATGGAAGCCTTCCGCGCCGATCCCCATCCAGCCAAGCTGGACCTGGGCGTGGGCGTCTACAAGGATGCCCAGGGCCAGACGCCCATCCCCCAGGCGGTGAAACTGGCCGAGCAGCGCCTGGTCGAGCGCGAAACGACCAAGAGCTATATCGGTGGTCACGGCGATGCGCTGTTCACCGCCCACCTGGCCAAGCTGGTGCTAGGTGCCGACTCCGCGCTGCTGACAGACGGCCGCGCCGCCGCCAGCCAGACACCCGGCGGCACCGGCGCCTTGCGCCTGGCGGCGGACTTCATCGGGCACTGCCTGGCGGGTCGCGGCATCTGGCTAAGCGACCCGACCTGGCCGATCCACGAAACCCTGTTCGCCGAGGCTGGCCTGCGTGTCGGCCACTACCCCTATGTCGGAGCGGACAACCGCCTGGATGTGGAGGCGATGCTCGAGGCCCTCGCTCGCCTGCCCCAGGGCGACGTGGTGCTGCTGCATGCCTGCTGCCACAACCCCACCGGCTTCGACCTCGGCCAGGACGACTGGCGCCGGGTGCTGGAGGTGGTCAAGGCGCGCGAACTACTGCCCCTGATCGACTTCGCCTACCAGGGCTTCGGCGCTGGCCTGGAGCAGGACGCCTGGGCCGTGCGGCTGTTCGCCGAGGCACTGCCGGAGGTGCTGATCACCAGTTCCTGCTCGAAGAACTTCGGCCTCTACCGCGAGCGCACCGGCGCCCTGCTGGTCTGCACGGCTGACACCGAGAAGCTTGTGGATGTGCGCAGCCAGCTGGCCGCCATCGCCCGCAACCTGTGGTCGACGCCACCGGCCCACGGCGCCGCCGTGGTCGCCGGCATCCTCGACGATGCCGAGCTGAAAGCGCTGTGGCTGCAGGAGCTCGACGCCATGCGCCAGCGCGTCGCCCGCCTGCGCCAGGGCCTGGTCGAGGCCCTGGCGCCCCATGGCCTAGCCGGGCGGTTCGCCCATGTCGCCGAGCAGCGCGGCATGTTCTCCTACACCGGTCTGACGCCCGCACAGGTTCAGCGCCTGCGCGATGAGTTCAGCGTCTACATGGTCGGCTCGGGGCGCGCCAACGTCGCCGGGCTGGACGCCAGCCGACTGGACCAATTGGCCGCGGCCATCGCGCGGGTCTGCGCCTGA
- a CDS encoding DUF2254 domain-containing protein, which produces MIQPANLLFRAYLRTIHSLAFYPTLISLGFLLVCLLNIAVEYQPWLMSLKAHLDIGLVRNADNARLILGTLVAGVMSLMVFSFSMVMVVLNNASAALSPRVVPGLISSKGHQKTLGFYLGTILYALLLITTIEQNNSNQVPSLGVLVTLGLGIACLGLFVDFIRSISLSIQVEHILNNLFATTLDKLDGNAKKLLECQDSPSWPADDSWSSVNAQRSGYFKELNVATLNELLEANDLRMAVLVHRGFFVMAGHPLFKLDRDVDEQLCEQLRDCFHFFVEQYASSHYVFGCKHISEIAVKALSPGINDPGTAITAIDMLTVLFSKRMALPDLDVSPRPDGPPRLFFFELPLDQLLQLLFGPLRTYGCEDPQVLTHLLQAFKNLLYQGPRAHHQTDLIRHARSVVETADSHILNRRDREEINAMIERFNRAAKAAPPALRPLKIDQD; this is translated from the coding sequence TTGATCCAGCCAGCCAACCTGCTGTTTCGCGCCTACCTGCGCACCATCCATAGCCTGGCGTTCTACCCGACGTTGATTTCCCTGGGTTTTCTGCTGGTGTGCCTGCTGAATATCGCCGTCGAGTACCAACCCTGGCTGATGAGCCTCAAGGCCCACCTGGACATCGGCCTGGTGCGCAATGCCGATAACGCGCGGCTGATTCTCGGCACCCTGGTGGCCGGCGTCATGTCGCTGATGGTGTTCAGCTTCTCCATGGTCATGGTGGTGCTCAACAACGCCTCCGCGGCCCTTTCGCCGCGGGTGGTGCCGGGCCTGATCAGCAGCAAGGGGCACCAGAAGACCCTGGGTTTCTACCTCGGCACAATCCTCTACGCCCTGCTGCTGATCACCACCATCGAGCAGAACAACAGCAACCAGGTGCCCAGCCTCGGCGTGCTGGTCACCCTTGGGCTGGGCATCGCCTGCCTGGGTTTGTTCGTCGACTTCATTCGCTCGATCTCCCTGTCGATCCAGGTCGAACACATCCTCAACAACCTCTTCGCCACGACCCTGGACAAGCTCGACGGCAACGCCAAGAAACTGCTCGAATGCCAGGACTCGCCGTCCTGGCCGGCCGACGACAGCTGGTCGTCGGTCAACGCCCAGCGCAGCGGTTACTTCAAGGAACTCAACGTCGCCACCCTCAACGAACTGCTGGAGGCCAACGACCTGCGCATGGCCGTGCTGGTGCACCGCGGCTTCTTCGTCATGGCCGGGCACCCGCTGTTCAAGCTGGACCGCGACGTCGACGAACAACTTTGCGAGCAACTGCGTGACTGTTTCCATTTCTTCGTCGAGCAGTACGCCAGCTCCCACTACGTGTTCGGCTGCAAGCACATCTCCGAGATTGCGGTGAAGGCCCTGAGCCCTGGGATCAACGACCCGGGCACGGCGATCACCGCCATCGACATGCTCACGGTGCTGTTCAGCAAGCGCATGGCCCTGCCCGACCTGGACGTCTCGCCGCGGCCCGACGGTCCGCCGCGGCTGTTTTTCTTCGAGCTGCCCCTGGACCAGCTGTTGCAGCTGCTGTTCGGTCCGCTGCGCACCTATGGCTGCGAAGACCCCCAAGTGCTGACCCATCTGCTGCAGGCCTTCAAAAACCTGCTCTACCAGGGGCCCCGCGCCCACCACCAAACGGATCTGATCCGCCACGCCCGTAGCGTCGTCGAGACCGCCGATTCCCACATCCTCAACCGCCGCGATCGCGAAGAAATCAATGCCATGATCGAGCGTTTCAACCGGGCGGCGAAGGCTGCGCCGCCGGCTCTGCGCCCGCTCAAGATCGATCAAGACTGA